From Candidatus Polarisedimenticolaceae bacterium, one genomic window encodes:
- a CDS encoding glycine/sarcosine/betaine reductase selenoprotein B family protein encodes MARVDDLPLPYRLFVRTYPWRRVDPVPWAALSKPLASCRVAVVSSAGFVAPGQAPFDDGVRGGDWSFREIPAETDVRTLVSRHRSEAWDRSGIARDANLAFPIDRMRELAAEGRIGSIASRHLSFMGSITAPGRLIRESAPKGAALLVADRVDVALLVPV; translated from the coding sequence GTGGCGCGCGTCGACGACCTCCCGCTCCCCTACCGCCTGTTCGTGCGCACCTACCCGTGGCGGCGCGTCGATCCGGTCCCGTGGGCCGCGCTCTCGAAGCCGCTCGCGTCCTGCCGCGTCGCCGTCGTCTCCAGCGCCGGCTTCGTCGCGCCGGGACAGGCTCCCTTCGACGACGGCGTGCGCGGCGGCGACTGGAGCTTCCGCGAGATTCCCGCGGAAACGGACGTCCGCACGCTCGTTTCGCGCCACCGCTCGGAAGCGTGGGACCGTTCGGGGATCGCCCGCGACGCCAACCTCGCGTTCCCGATCGACCGCATGCGCGAGCTCGCGGCCGAAGGACGCATCGGTTCGATCGCCTCGCGCCACCTGTCGTTCATGGGATCGATCACGGCGCCCGGACGCCTGATTCGCGAGAGTGCCCCGAAGGGCGCTGCCCTTCTGGTCGCAGACCGGGTCGACGTCGCGCTGCTCGTCCCCGTCTGA
- a CDS encoding thioester reductase domain-containing protein, whose protein sequence is MPALKTLVDALERGATDRPDQTLYRFLDVDGRERDHYTYLAFHERTRHLAEHLRREAKLRRGDRVLLVYPPGLEVIVAFFACSRIGVIPVPVYPPTPMNFEAGMAKLAFIAEDSGAKGALTTRGFYRSYRLLLAKRRLSAPWRRAPGLPDLDWWTTDDVRGVASSAYVDDPDRVLFLQYTSGSTSDPKGVVVTHENVLHNGFATLDHAPTCVSWLPQYHDMGLIGYYLYPLITGGTTHGFSPLDFLKRPALWLQTISSVRATYTSAPNFGFEYCLREDKVSEEELRDLDLSSLRVLMNAAEPVRAETYTRFFERFAPHGLRPEAHVVAYGLAENTLCVTHHGKHILTVNKRELQQRNLHLENAQARNNNQSRIVSCGKPLDGVHVRIVDPESRRVKGERRIGEIWIAGKSTSEGYWKRPELSEEIFGGTLPEETEKRRYLRTGDLGFFHEGELYVCGRIKDLIIIRGVNYYPQDIESIVEATSPRIRTGGVAAFDVDEDGEALVVLVEVRKPTDLPDAAAIARAIRTQYYVEPHTIAFVPPRGISRTTSGKIARSLTRRRWLDGQIEVIARHVSARETEPAGDLSGLRERFQYIVELYNLTGREEFSFAEIGIDSLTMVRLIEDIKVLLEEHGAGELVRHVDVKLLQRLTVAEFFSLLDQFEKAADEPIAALRYVLKKVQEEHESYERDCMRSDAELESLSRIATPSGSGAVTDVLLTGATGFFGPFLLSGLLRLTPYTYHVLTRATDPIHALDRIRASFRRARIWTPELDRALEDRVHVVCGDIARHNLGLKSEQWKALSTRVQAICHNAALVNYVLSYDALRPHNVDGTRELLRFACSGAPKAFHLVSSTFIFGWTVKDLLLETDRNAEMANLDFGYAQSKWVAEQLVHAAGRDGLDVRVYRPSLISASTGGAGSRDDIAVRLLAFMIDHGVAVNARNQVSFLPADVAADNIAAIFARPGSWGKTFHVTVDDYYTMPDVTRTITRDYGHAFAYYDIPAFVAEMNRRATREDPIYPLLDFFNRSHPKIAAMQHKRYDNREYREARGLAAGSRPDPTLTETVSYLMTSLEHEGMLRSRAPRNATGSGG, encoded by the coding sequence GTGATCCCCGTGCCGGTCTACCCCCCGACTCCGATGAACTTCGAGGCGGGGATGGCGAAACTCGCCTTCATCGCCGAGGACTCGGGGGCCAAGGGGGCTCTGACCACGCGCGGGTTCTACCGCTCGTACCGGCTCCTGCTCGCCAAGCGCAGGCTCTCCGCGCCGTGGCGCCGCGCGCCGGGGCTTCCCGACCTCGATTGGTGGACGACCGACGACGTCCGCGGGGTGGCGTCGAGCGCGTACGTGGACGATCCGGACCGCGTCCTCTTCCTTCAGTACACGTCGGGCTCCACCAGCGACCCGAAGGGCGTCGTCGTGACCCACGAGAACGTCCTCCACAACGGGTTCGCCACCCTCGACCACGCACCCACGTGCGTGTCGTGGCTCCCGCAGTACCACGACATGGGGCTGATCGGGTACTACCTCTACCCGCTCATCACCGGCGGGACGACGCACGGGTTTTCGCCGCTGGACTTCCTCAAGAGGCCCGCGTTGTGGCTGCAGACGATCTCGAGCGTCCGGGCGACGTACACGTCGGCGCCGAACTTCGGGTTCGAGTATTGCCTGCGCGAGGACAAGGTCTCCGAAGAGGAGCTGCGCGACCTGGATCTCTCGTCGCTGCGGGTCCTCATGAACGCCGCCGAGCCGGTGCGCGCGGAGACCTACACCCGTTTCTTCGAGCGCTTCGCGCCGCACGGCCTGCGCCCCGAGGCGCACGTCGTCGCCTACGGGCTCGCCGAGAACACCCTCTGCGTCACCCACCACGGGAAACACATCCTCACCGTCAACAAGCGCGAGCTCCAGCAGCGCAACCTCCACCTCGAGAACGCCCAGGCCCGGAACAACAACCAGAGCCGCATCGTCAGCTGCGGCAAGCCGCTCGACGGCGTGCACGTCCGGATCGTGGACCCCGAGTCCCGCCGCGTGAAGGGCGAGCGGAGGATCGGCGAGATCTGGATCGCGGGGAAGAGCACGTCCGAGGGGTACTGGAAACGGCCGGAGCTGAGCGAGGAGATCTTCGGCGGGACCCTTCCGGAGGAGACCGAGAAGCGGCGGTACCTGCGCACCGGCGACCTCGGGTTCTTCCACGAAGGGGAGCTCTACGTCTGCGGACGCATCAAGGACCTGATCATCATCCGCGGGGTCAACTACTACCCGCAGGACATCGAGTCGATCGTCGAGGCGACCTCGCCGCGCATCCGTACGGGCGGCGTCGCGGCGTTCGACGTCGACGAGGACGGCGAGGCGCTGGTCGTGCTCGTCGAGGTGAGGAAGCCCACCGACCTCCCCGACGCCGCGGCGATCGCGCGCGCGATCCGGACGCAGTACTACGTGGAGCCGCACACGATCGCGTTCGTCCCTCCCCGCGGGATCTCGAGGACGACCTCCGGCAAGATCGCGCGCAGCCTGACCCGCCGTCGCTGGCTCGACGGGCAGATCGAGGTGATCGCGCGGCACGTGAGCGCACGGGAGACCGAGCCCGCGGGCGACCTCTCCGGCCTGCGGGAGCGGTTCCAGTACATCGTCGAGCTGTACAACCTGACGGGGCGCGAGGAGTTCTCGTTCGCCGAGATCGGGATCGACTCGCTCACCATGGTGCGCCTCATCGAGGACATCAAGGTCCTGCTCGAAGAGCACGGCGCGGGGGAGCTCGTCCGCCACGTCGACGTGAAGCTGCTGCAGCGGCTGACGGTCGCGGAGTTCTTCTCGCTGCTCGACCAGTTCGAGAAGGCGGCCGACGAGCCCATCGCCGCCCTGCGCTACGTCCTGAAGAAGGTGCAGGAGGAGCACGAGAGCTACGAGCGGGACTGCATGCGGTCGGACGCCGAGCTGGAGTCCCTCTCGCGGATCGCGACCCCTTCCGGGTCCGGCGCGGTCACCGACGTGCTGCTCACCGGCGCGACCGGCTTCTTCGGGCCGTTCCTGCTCTCGGGACTGCTCCGCCTCACGCCGTACACCTACCACGTGCTGACGCGGGCGACCGACCCGATCCACGCCCTCGACCGGATCCGCGCCTCGTTCCGCCGCGCCAGGATCTGGACGCCGGAGCTCGACCGCGCCCTCGAGGATCGCGTGCACGTCGTCTGCGGCGACATCGCGCGCCACAACCTGGGCCTGAAGTCCGAGCAGTGGAAGGCGCTCTCGACGCGCGTGCAGGCGATCTGCCACAACGCCGCGCTCGTCAACTACGTGCTGAGCTACGACGCGCTGCGGCCGCACAACGTCGACGGGACCCGCGAGCTGCTGCGCTTCGCGTGCTCCGGCGCGCCCAAGGCGTTCCACCTCGTCTCGAGCACGTTCATCTTCGGATGGACGGTGAAGGACCTCCTGCTCGAGACGGACCGGAACGCCGAGATGGCCAACCTCGACTTCGGCTACGCGCAGAGCAAGTGGGTCGCCGAACAGCTCGTCCACGCCGCAGGCCGCGACGGGCTCGACGTGCGCGTCTATCGCCCCTCGCTCATCTCGGCCTCGACCGGGGGAGCGGGGAGCCGCGACGACATCGCCGTTCGCCTGCTGGCGTTCATGATCGATCACGGCGTCGCGGTCAACGCGCGCAACCAGGTGAGCTTCCTCCCGGCGGACGTCGCGGCGGACAACATCGCGGCGATCTTCGCCCGCCCCGGCTCGTGGGGAAAAACCTTCCACGTCACCGTGGACGACTACTACACGATGCCCGACGTGACGCGCACGATCACCCGGGACTACGGTCACGCCTTCGCGTATTACGACATCCCGGCCTTCGTCGCGGAGATGAACCGGCGCGCCACCCGGGAGGACCCGATCTATCCGCTGCTCGACTTCTTCAACCGCTCCCACCCGAAGATCGCCGCGATGCAGCACAAGCGTTACGACAACCGGGAGTACCGCGAGGCGCGGGGGCTTGCCGCGGGGAGTCGCCCCGACCCGACGCTCACGGAGACGGTGTCCTATCTGATGACTTCGCTCGAGCACGAAGGCATGCTCCGGTCGCGGGCGCCGCGGAACGCCACGGGGTCGGGGGGCTGA
- a CDS encoding DUF418 domain-containing protein, whose product MPHPSRPLGPVSEARRLHHVDALRGFALLGVIVGNVVSLGYEQVPPAVLSALPTAPVDAVVLPAVQFLVEWKFYTLFSFLFGLGFALQLTRAEEAGTNVLPAYSRRLGILLVIGALHACLLWYGDVLHVYATLGFVMILFRRAGPRTLLVTGLLLGIVLPGVVTTKHELGRRPALVPATVVDAKTERLHALTAGPAPYRALVAENVARSAGFWRSRFAREFLPSVLGKFLLGYWVGRRRFLEDLPRYRRGFARLLAAGLALGVPCTAYWLASRSMSPGSAGAAFGNLARHVGIAGLAAAYLSALLLLLVRPAWSARLSWLEPVGKLALTNYLAHSIAMAFLFYGFGLGLLGRMGPAGCLLFALALYAALAASSRAWLERFRFGPAEWIWRSLTYRRFQPMRRTTRSA is encoded by the coding sequence GTGCCCCACCCCTCGCGCCCGCTCGGCCCCGTCAGCGAAGCACGCCGGCTCCACCACGTCGACGCGCTGCGCGGCTTCGCGCTCCTCGGCGTGATCGTCGGCAACGTCGTGTCGCTCGGATACGAGCAGGTTCCCCCCGCGGTCCTTTCCGCGCTTCCGACCGCGCCGGTCGACGCCGTCGTCCTCCCCGCGGTGCAATTCCTCGTCGAGTGGAAGTTCTACACGCTGTTCTCGTTCCTCTTCGGCCTCGGCTTCGCGCTGCAGCTCACGCGCGCCGAGGAGGCGGGGACGAACGTCCTCCCCGCTTACTCCCGTCGGCTGGGGATTCTCCTCGTCATCGGCGCGCTGCACGCCTGCCTGCTCTGGTACGGCGACGTCCTGCACGTCTACGCGACGCTCGGGTTCGTGATGATCCTCTTCCGCCGCGCCGGGCCTCGGACGCTCCTGGTGACGGGTCTGCTGCTCGGGATCGTGCTTCCCGGCGTCGTGACGACCAAGCACGAGCTGGGTCGCCGACCCGCACTCGTCCCGGCGACGGTCGTCGACGCGAAGACCGAGCGCCTACACGCGCTGACCGCGGGCCCCGCGCCGTACCGCGCCCTCGTCGCCGAGAACGTCGCGCGGAGCGCGGGGTTCTGGCGCTCGCGATTCGCGCGGGAGTTCCTCCCCTCGGTGCTCGGGAAGTTCCTGCTCGGCTACTGGGTCGGCCGGAGGCGTTTCCTGGAGGATCTCCCCCGCTACCGCCGGGGGTTCGCGCGCCTGCTCGCCGCCGGGCTCGCGCTCGGAGTTCCCTGCACGGCGTATTGGCTCGCGTCGCGCAGCATGAGCCCCGGCTCCGCGGGGGCGGCCTTCGGGAACCTCGCCCGGCACGTGGGGATCGCCGGACTCGCCGCCGCGTACCTCTCCGCGCTCCTGCTCCTGCTCGTACGTCCCGCCTGGAGCGCGCGACTGTCCTGGCTCGAGCCGGTGGGAAAGCTCGCGCTGACGAACTACCTCGCCCACAGCATCGCGATGGCGTTCCTCTTCTACGGCTTCGGGCTCGGTCTGCTCGGCCGGATGGGGCCCGCCGGGTGCCTCCTCTTCGCGCTGGCGCTCTACGCGGCCCTCGCGGCGTCGAGCCGCGCGTGGCTGGAGCGGTTCCGGTTCGGGCCGGCGGAGTGGATCTGGCGCTCCCTGACCTATCGCAGGTTCCAGCCGATGCGGCGGACGACTCGATCCGCATAG
- a CDS encoding putative metal-binding motif-containing protein, translating to MNVARFVFGAAAALLATAVAGAPPGSRDIQNPTNAAGGSSYYRDADRDGTLNVFDCNDDDGRVHPGATETFDGVDEDCNGAIDDGFDTTIDFAMRQIDRALPGWIALDSAPRVAWTGAAFVVVWADRDDLLRLVRISPEGTLLDPEPLVLRAGVRSPDVAWSGTRLGIVYEDRSTDVTDVRLMTLDVHASLLLDTLVYAGGAEPRIAWGQQQFGVVWRRASCFGDCVGYRTFDREGRPVDPIEMLPNSAGCADIAWSGSGTIPSTIEWNVVPGRFGIVYEAYFGFAATGDVLLVTRDPSAHLPGGLARVNTHDNVPAPGGAMPSISGNPSGFAVSWHVFENDVNGAHLRFFGVLDLEGILEFPPDADAAFFSDVVWSGSEFIVVNENTGVGPLGGTDVHFRRIDSSGNAHPPGNWGPWSELNLSAGTGGAISTRPSIANAGPGLGVVWVEQEGTESYGHVRFATVVHR from the coding sequence ATGAATGTCGCACGATTCGTCTTCGGAGCCGCGGCGGCCCTCCTCGCCACGGCGGTTGCGGGGGCCCCGCCCGGCTCACGGGACATCCAGAACCCCACGAACGCCGCGGGAGGCTCCTCGTACTACCGTGATGCCGATCGCGACGGAACCCTGAACGTCTTCGACTGCAACGACGACGACGGCCGCGTCCATCCCGGCGCGACCGAGACCTTCGACGGCGTGGACGAGGACTGCAACGGCGCGATCGACGACGGCTTCGACACCACGATCGACTTCGCGATGCGACAGATCGATCGCGCGCTCCCGGGCTGGATCGCGCTCGACAGCGCCCCGCGCGTCGCCTGGACCGGGGCGGCGTTCGTCGTCGTCTGGGCCGACCGGGACGATCTCCTCCGGCTCGTGCGGATCTCACCCGAGGGGACGCTCCTCGATCCGGAGCCGCTGGTGCTGCGTGCCGGCGTCCGCTCCCCCGACGTCGCGTGGAGCGGAACGCGCCTGGGCATCGTGTACGAAGACCGCTCGACGGACGTCACCGACGTGCGCCTGATGACGCTCGACGTCCACGCCTCGCTGCTCCTCGATACGCTCGTTTACGCCGGCGGCGCCGAGCCGCGAATCGCCTGGGGTCAGCAGCAGTTCGGCGTCGTCTGGCGGCGCGCGAGCTGCTTCGGCGACTGCGTCGGTTACCGCACGTTCGACCGCGAGGGCCGGCCGGTCGACCCGATCGAGATGCTCCCGAACAGCGCCGGCTGCGCCGACATCGCGTGGAGCGGAAGCGGCACCATTCCGAGCACGATCGAGTGGAACGTCGTTCCCGGACGGTTCGGGATCGTCTACGAGGCCTATTTCGGATTCGCCGCGACCGGCGACGTGTTGCTCGTCACCCGCGATCCGTCGGCGCACCTTCCGGGAGGCCTTGCGCGCGTGAACACGCACGACAACGTCCCGGCGCCGGGGGGCGCGATGCCGTCGATCTCCGGGAACCCGTCGGGGTTCGCCGTGAGCTGGCACGTCTTCGAGAACGACGTCAACGGCGCCCACCTCCGCTTCTTCGGGGTGCTCGACCTCGAAGGGATCCTCGAGTTCCCGCCCGACGCGGATGCGGCGTTCTTCTCCGACGTGGTGTGGAGCGGCTCCGAGTTCATCGTGGTGAACGAGAACACCGGCGTCGGGCCGCTCGGCGGCACCGACGTGCACTTCCGCCGCATCGACTCGAGCGGAAACGCGCACCCCCCGGGGAACTGGGGACCCTGGTCCGAGCTCAACCTCAGCGCCGGCACGGGGGGCGCGATCTCGACCAGGCCGTCGATCGCGAACGCCGGCCCCGGCCTCGGCGTGGTCTGGGTCGAGCAGGAGGGCACGGAGAGCTACGGACACGTCCGCTTCGCGACCGTGGTGCACCGCTGA
- a CDS encoding pyruvate, water dikinase regulatory protein: protein MARARTPRVFIVSDGRGDTAAQVLKAAAVQFEGRAYRVTRRSGVRTEKDVVRVVQEAAKAHAVVFYTLVEEETRRAMRRATGRRLVPTVDILGPCFTALAERFQGARRGTPGLLYALDRDRIDRMEAIDFTLHHDDGLRSHELSKADVVLVGVSRASKSSTCFYLAYAGVRAANVPLIPGIEPPAKLLALDPSRVVGLRVNVDRLLTVRESRASHLGGARLDGYLDRRELAREVLWANTLMEERGWSSIDASYLAVEEIAREVMRLAGLRGDRRW, encoded by the coding sequence ATGGCGCGAGCGCGCACGCCGCGTGTGTTCATCGTGTCCGACGGACGCGGGGACACCGCCGCGCAGGTGCTCAAGGCCGCCGCCGTGCAGTTCGAGGGCCGGGCCTACCGGGTCACCCGCCGCAGCGGCGTCCGCACGGAAAAGGACGTCGTTCGCGTCGTCCAGGAAGCCGCGAAGGCGCACGCGGTGGTCTTCTACACGCTGGTCGAGGAGGAGACGCGGCGCGCGATGCGCCGCGCCACGGGCCGCCGGCTCGTGCCCACCGTCGACATCCTGGGGCCGTGTTTCACCGCGCTCGCGGAGCGATTCCAGGGGGCGCGGCGCGGCACGCCCGGGTTGCTCTACGCCCTCGATCGCGACCGCATCGATCGGATGGAGGCGATCGACTTCACCCTCCACCACGACGACGGTCTGCGCTCCCACGAGTTGTCGAAAGCGGACGTCGTCCTCGTCGGCGTCTCCCGGGCCTCCAAGAGCTCCACCTGCTTCTATCTGGCCTACGCCGGCGTCCGCGCCGCCAACGTCCCGCTGATTCCCGGCATCGAGCCTCCGGCGAAACTGCTCGCCCTCGATCCCTCGCGTGTCGTCGGGCTGAGGGTCAACGTCGACCGCCTGCTCACCGTGCGCGAGTCGCGCGCGAGCCACCTCGGGGGAGCGCGCCTCGATGGGTACCTCGACCGCCGCGAGCTGGCCCGCGAGGTGCTCTGGGCCAACACGCTCATGGAGGAGCGGGGCTGGAGCTCGATCGACGCGTCCTACCTGGCGGTCGAGGAGATCGCGCGGGAAGTGATGCGCCTGGCGGGGCTGCGAGGGGATCGGCGCTGGTGA
- a CDS encoding heme-binding protein produces MRAGVLGLALMAAWGTVMATEEPSFEVVKAYEDFEVRLYDPYVIAETEVDGAFEKAGNAGFRVLFRYIDRGNARSESIAMTAPVTQSAKEGRTVVGFVMPAGSTLDTLPAPADARIRMREVPSRRVAAIRYSGSWSEARFREHEAALRVALEREGLRAAGEPIWARYNAPFVPWFLRRNEVLLEVAPEEAN; encoded by the coding sequence ATGCGCGCGGGCGTTCTGGGTCTGGCGTTGATGGCGGCGTGGGGGACCGTGATGGCCACCGAGGAACCCAGCTTCGAGGTCGTCAAGGCGTACGAGGATTTCGAGGTCCGCCTCTACGACCCATACGTGATCGCCGAGACCGAGGTGGACGGGGCGTTCGAGAAGGCGGGGAACGCGGGGTTCCGCGTGCTCTTCCGGTACATCGACCGGGGGAACGCCCGCTCCGAATCGATCGCGATGACGGCGCCGGTCACCCAGAGCGCGAAGGAGGGGCGGACGGTCGTGGGGTTCGTGATGCCCGCCGGATCGACCCTCGACACGCTCCCCGCTCCGGCGGACGCGCGGATCCGGATGCGCGAGGTCCCGTCGCGTCGGGTCGCCGCGATCCGGTATTCCGGGTCGTGGAGCGAGGCGCGATTCCGCGAGCACGAGGCGGCCTTGCGCGTCGCCCTCGAACGCGAGGGGCTCCGTGCCGCCGGCGAGCCGATCTGGGCGCGGTACAACGCGCCGTTCGTCCCGTGGTTCCTCCGGCGGAACGAGGTCTTGCTCGAGGTGGCCCCGGAGGAGGCAAACTAG
- a CDS encoding YdeI/OmpD-associated family protein has protein sequence MGTRTPEIDAYIAKAPEFARPILERIRAAFHAGCPAIEERIKWGVPSFEYRGMLGGMAAFKHHVTFGFWKSRLMEDFDRLFARGPRSSPMGVRVTSLADLPAKKVLVAYVKEARRLNDEGVKEPRRASPKRAVRVVVPPDLTAALAKDAKARATFEGFSPSHRREYIEWITEAKRDETRRRRLETTLAWLAEGRHRNWKYERKA, from the coding sequence ATGGGTACGCGCACCCCCGAGATCGACGCCTACATCGCCAAGGCGCCGGAGTTCGCCCGGCCGATCCTGGAGAGGATCCGCGCCGCGTTCCACGCCGGATGCCCCGCGATCGAGGAGAGGATCAAGTGGGGCGTCCCGAGCTTCGAATACAGGGGAATGCTCGGGGGAATGGCGGCGTTCAAGCACCACGTCACCTTCGGATTCTGGAAATCCAGGTTGATGGAGGACTTCGACCGCCTCTTCGCCCGCGGGCCTCGCTCGAGCCCGATGGGGGTCCGGGTCACCTCGCTCGCCGACCTCCCCGCGAAGAAGGTGCTCGTCGCCTACGTGAAAGAGGCAAGGCGGCTGAACGACGAGGGCGTCAAGGAGCCCCGGCGCGCCTCCCCCAAGCGGGCGGTCCGCGTCGTCGTCCCGCCGGACCTCACGGCCGCCCTCGCGAAGGACGCGAAGGCGCGCGCGACGTTCGAGGGGTTTTCGCCGAGCCATCGACGGGAGTACATCGAGTGGATCACCGAAGCGAAGCGGGACGAGACCCGTCGCAGGAGGCTCGAGACGACGCTCGCCTGGCTCGCCGAGGGCCGGCACAGGAATTGGAAGTACGAAAGAAAGGCCTGA